One window of the Longimicrobiaceae bacterium genome contains the following:
- a CDS encoding ATP-dependent DNA helicase RecQ gives MNPSADAGRDAGLLDTLRSRFGLDEFRPGQQDVIRAVLDGRDTLVVMPTGAGKSLIYQLPALHLPGLTLVVSPLIALMKDQTDKLEALGVEASTINSSLTTRQQNAAEAAVERGEGKILYVTPERFRDREFFEVLLDRKVSLFVVDEAHCVSQWGHDFRPDYMMLGSIAERLGRPPVLALTATASPEVRDDIIHQMRMKDPLVHVTDLLRPNLFLEVLPTVNESEKDAALDRLLRNAQGTGIVYVATIKEAERLYEELSPRYPVALYHGKRSAAERTEAQDRFMAGTVKAVIATNAFGLGIDKPDIRFVIHYHFPGSIEAYYQEVGRSGRDGLPSRCTVLYRVEDKSVQGYFLGGKYPDLHEAIGVARIVNAAPLGEKRHVDEIADMGDVPRRKARIVLTLLKRHGMVREHRGGFWERTAPDVTAADLSRELTDYEHRREIDRRKLEEMLRYCRTARCRTRMVLEYFGEAPAEDFVCGHCDNCAAGLSTGDRAHTDAARESVDGVLSAEGAEDESGSLGLGEEVTHGTFGEGIVLAIAGDRAEVDFAGHGTRMIKIDFLQRL, from the coding sequence TTGAACCCTTCGGCAGACGCGGGCCGCGATGCGGGCCTGCTCGACACCCTGCGCTCGCGCTTCGGTCTTGACGAGTTCCGGCCGGGGCAGCAGGACGTGATCCGCGCGGTGCTGGACGGCCGCGACACGCTGGTGGTAATGCCCACCGGCGCGGGCAAGTCGCTCATCTACCAGCTCCCCGCGCTGCACCTGCCCGGCCTCACGCTCGTCGTCTCGCCGCTCATCGCGCTGATGAAGGACCAGACCGACAAGCTGGAGGCGCTGGGCGTGGAGGCCAGCACCATCAACTCGTCGCTCACCACGCGGCAGCAGAACGCGGCGGAGGCGGCGGTGGAGCGCGGTGAGGGCAAGATCCTGTACGTGACGCCGGAGCGCTTCCGCGACCGCGAGTTCTTCGAGGTGCTGCTGGACCGCAAGGTGTCGCTGTTCGTGGTGGACGAGGCGCACTGCGTGTCGCAGTGGGGGCACGACTTCCGGCCGGACTACATGATGCTGGGCAGCATCGCCGAGCGGCTGGGGCGCCCGCCGGTGCTGGCGCTCACGGCTACAGCGTCGCCAGAGGTGCGGGACGACATCATCCACCAGATGCGGATGAAGGACCCGCTGGTGCACGTGACCGACCTGCTGCGGCCCAACCTTTTCCTCGAAGTGCTGCCCACGGTCAACGAGTCCGAGAAGGACGCCGCGCTGGACCGGCTGCTGCGCAACGCGCAGGGCACGGGAATCGTGTACGTGGCGACCATCAAGGAGGCGGAGCGGCTGTACGAGGAGCTTTCGCCGCGCTACCCGGTGGCGCTGTACCACGGCAAGCGCAGCGCGGCCGAGCGGACGGAGGCGCAGGACCGCTTCATGGCGGGCACGGTGAAGGCGGTGATCGCCACCAACGCGTTCGGGCTGGGCATCGACAAGCCCGACATCCGCTTCGTGATCCACTACCATTTCCCCGGCAGCATCGAGGCGTACTACCAGGAGGTGGGCCGCAGCGGACGCGACGGGCTGCCGTCGCGCTGCACGGTGCTGTACCGGGTGGAGGACAAGTCGGTGCAGGGCTACTTCCTGGGCGGAAAGTACCCGGACCTGCACGAGGCCATCGGGGTGGCGCGCATCGTCAACGCCGCGCCGCTGGGCGAGAAGCGCCACGTGGACGAGATCGCCGACATGGGCGACGTGCCGCGCCGCAAGGCCCGAATCGTCCTCACGCTGCTCAAGCGGCACGGCATGGTGCGCGAGCACCGCGGCGGCTTCTGGGAGCGCACGGCGCCCGACGTGACGGCGGCCGACCTGAGCCGCGAGCTGACCGACTACGAGCACCGTCGCGAGATCGACCGGCGCAAACTGGAGGAGATGCTGCGCTACTGCCGCACCGCCCGCTGCCGCACGCGCATGGTGCTGGAATACTTCGGCGAGGCGCCGGCGGAAGACTTCGTGTGCGGCCACTGCGACAACTGCGCTGCGGGCCTCAGCACCGGCGACCGCGCCCACACCGACGCGGCGCGCGAGTCCGTAGACGGCGTGCTCTCGGCCGAGGGCGCGGAGGATGAGTCGGGCAGCCTGGGGCTGGGCGAGGAGGTCACGCACGGCACCTTCGGCGAGGGCATCGTGCTCGCCATCGCCGGCGACCGCGCCGAGGTGGACTTCGCCGGCCACGGCACGCGGATGATCAAGATCGACTTCTTGCAGCGGCTTTGA